The DNA sequence GCTGGTTCAACAACCAGCATAGTCCCATCCACGTCAGTCACACGAACCGATGTGCCAATATCTGCGTCTGATCCAGAGACAGCCCAAAGCGTGTCCCCAACCTTCACCTTGCCGCGCCCATTTTGAATAGGCTCAGCGACAACAAATGTGCGACCCACATAGGTTTGGCCCCGCATATTGAGATTGGGTTTGTCAGTCACCTGCTGGCCTGGTTGGTTCGACCAGCGATACCCCGCATAGGCAAAGAGAACCGACAGGACAGCGAACAAGGCCACTTCGGCCTGCCAGCTAAGCGGCAAGAGAAGATCGACCAGGGCAACCACAAGTGCGGCGCCGGCGAGCCAAATCAGCAAGATCCCCGGAACCACCATCTCCAGTGCGGCCAGACCGACCGCAAGGATCAACCAGGTCCAGCTGCCCCAGCTTGTGAAGAATTCCTGCATAGCTTATGCCCCCGGCGTTACGCGAGGAACGGAGCTCGAACCACTTCCGCCGCCCTTTGGGCCATCACCATCCTTGCCAAACGCTTCTCTGGCGATTTCTGAGATGCCACCAATGGCGCCAATCAGGCTCGACGCCTCAAGTGGCATCATCACCAGTTTCTGATTAGGGGCTGCCGCAACAGCCTGCAGGGCTTCCACATATTTGGTCGCCACGAAATAGTTGATCGCCTGAACATCACCATCAGCAATGGCCTTACTCACATCAGCCGTCGCCTGCGCTTCTGCCTGTGCTTCCCGTTCGCGCGCTTCTGCATCCCGGAACGCTGCTTCTTTGCGCCCTTCGGCTTCCAGAATGGCTCCGCGCTTCTGACCTTCGGCCTTCAAAATCTCAGACTGCCGATCACCCTCTGCCTCAAGGATCGTCGCACGCTTATCGCGTTCCGCTTTCATCTGGCGCGCCATAGCGTCGACCAGGTCGCGAGGCGGATTAATGTCCTTGATCTCGATACGGGTGACTTTGACGCCCCAGGGATTGGTCGCCTCATCAACAACTGCAAGAAGCTGCGCATTGATCTTGTCGCGCTGGCTCAGCAGCTCATCAAGGTCCATGCTCCCCATCACGGTCCGCGTGTTGGTCATGGTGAGGTTGAGGATCGCATATTCAAGATCGTTCACCTCATAAGACGCCTGCGCGGCATCCATAACCTGGAAGAACACCACTCCGTCAGCGGTGACCATCGCATTGTCGCGGGTGATGACTTCCTGACTGGGCACATCAAGAACACGCTCCATCACATTCACCTTGTTGCCAATGCGATTGATGAAAGGCGTGATGATGGAAAGACCGGGTTGAAGGCTCTGCGTATACCGGCCGAAACGTTCCACCGTGTAGACAAATCCCTGCGGCACCATAACCACCGCTTTGATCAGGATGACAAGCGCGAGAGCAAGCAGCACAAGAACGAAAATAGTTCCACCGGACATGAGACAGAAGCTCCTTTTGATTATTGTTTCTTCTAGAGCATGTCATGTTTTTTGGGATTCGTAAGAGTGCCAAAAAGCGCGTGAATTTGGCGCGTTTTTTTAGTTCAGACGAGACATGACTTGCTCTTATTGAATATAGGCGATGTGAAAGGCACACACGTGCCGAGAACATGGCAAAAAAGCGGCGTGGTCCGCAAATGGGCCACGCCTGGATAGCTTAACCTATTGAATTTGCTTGCAAAAAGTCACCGCCATGGTTCAACCAGGATTTTTGCATGTTTCTCTGGGTTGGCCAGTTCGTCAAAGGCGTTTTTGACGCCATCAACCCCAACTTTATCGGTGACCAATGGCTCAGCTTGGATTTTTCCTTCAGCGAGGAACCCGAGTGTTTCAGCAAACTCCTCAGGACTGTACCCAAGGACGAATTGCACATTCAGCTCCTTGTTGATCCCAAAGAAGGGTTCGAACTGATCAAGTTCCATACAAACACCGACAACCACAATGCGGGCGGCTTTAGGTGCACCCTCGAGGATCTGCTGGATGATCCCGGGAACACCGACACATTCGAAGATCACGCCCGGCCGCAATTGCGGTCCGATCCCCATCATCGTCATCCAGTTTTTTGGATCATATCCTTCAGGAGCCGCTTCATCCTTCCAACGCTCATAGGGCGACGTCTCCGCCGGGTCGAGCACAATGTCGGCGCCCATTTTTTCCGCCAGCTTGCGCCGCGCCGGAGAAAAGTCCGACGCAATGATGGGACTGACCCCCGCGATTTTAAGACCGGCAATAACGGCTAGACCAACCGGGCCGCATCCGATCACCAATGCAACATCTTCGTCGGTAATATTCGCCTTTTTGACCGCGTGCCATCCCACAGCCATGGGCTCTGTGAGTGCCGCCTGCTCAGTTGGAAGGCCATTGGGGACCTCCAACAGCATCATTTCATTGAGAACCATCTGTTCAGCGAAACCGCCTGGCGTGTCGTTTGAATATCCCACCGTGCTGATCCCATCAGCCCCGATCGCAATCGGCATGGAACAAACCCGCGTGCCTGGCTTCAATGTCTTTTGGGCGCCCGGACCATAGTCCAGAACCTCAGCGCAGAATTCGTGCCCAAACACAATATCGCGCTTCAGGTCCATACCGAACCCGCCACCGGACCGCTCCGCAATCTCCACCATCTTCGGGGCATGGTGAAAGGCGTGCAGGTCCGACCCGCAGATGCCACACGCCAGCGTCTTGACCACGACCTGGCCTTCGCCCGGCGTCGGCTCCGGCAATGTGTCGACGACCATGTCGCCATCTCTGAAAATTGCAGCGCGCATATCTCTTCCTCCCAAAACTAGACTTCGGTCTATTTTTCTTAGACCTTAGCCTCAAGTGCCCTGGGAGAAAAGAACCAAGTGCGAGTGCTGGGCGCTGCTAGGCCGCCCAGCCTTGCATGCGCGCAGCTTCTTCGCGCACCCGTTCCGGTCCACCGAGCAATTGGCGATCAAGACCAATCCGTTTGAACCAGTAATGAAGCCC is a window from the Rhodobiaceae bacterium genome containing:
- the ybbJ gene encoding inner membrane protein YbbJ, with amino-acid sequence MQEFFTSWGSWTWLILAVGLAALEMVVPGILLIWLAGAALVVALVDLLLPLSWQAEVALFAVLSVLFAYAGYRWSNQPGQQVTDKPNLNMRGQTYVGRTFVVAEPIQNGRGKVKVGDTLWAVSGSDADIGTSVRVTDVDGTMLVVEPA
- the gutB gene encoding sorbitol dehydrogenase; this encodes MRAAIFRDGDMVVDTLPEPTPGEGQVVVKTLACGICGSDLHAFHHAPKMVEIAERSGGGFGMDLKRDIVFGHEFCAEVLDYGPGAQKTLKPGTRVCSMPIAIGADGISTVGYSNDTPGGFAEQMVLNEMMLLEVPNGLPTEQAALTEPMAVGWHAVKKANITDEDVALVIGCGPVGLAVIAGLKIAGVSPIIASDFSPARRKLAEKMGADIVLDPAETSPYERWKDEAAPEGYDPKNWMTMMGIGPQLRPGVIFECVGVPGIIQQILEGAPKAARIVVVGVCMELDQFEPFFGINKELNVQFVLGYSPEEFAETLGFLAEGKIQAEPLVTDKVGVDGVKNAFDELANPEKHAKILVEPWR
- a CDS encoding FtsH protease regulator HflK — protein: MSGGTIFVLVLLALALVILIKAVVMVPQGFVYTVERFGRYTQSLQPGLSIITPFINRIGNKVNVMERVLDVPSQEVITRDNAMVTADGVVFFQVMDAAQASYEVNDLEYAILNLTMTNTRTVMGSMDLDELLSQRDKINAQLLAVVDEATNPWGVKVTRIEIKDINPPRDLVDAMARQMKAERDKRATILEAEGDRQSEILKAEGQKRGAILEAEGRKEAAFRDAEAREREAQAEAQATADVSKAIADGDVQAINYFVATKYVEALQAVAAAPNQKLVMMPLEASSLIGAIGGISEIAREAFGKDGDGPKGGGSGSSSVPRVTPGA